The genomic segment CTTCCAAGCTGAGGGTCGCGGGTTCGAATCCCGTTTCCCGCTCCATTTATATTATGGGTCTATAGCTCAGTTGGCTAGAGCATGTGGTTCATACCCACAGTGTCAGAGGTTCGAGTCCTCTTAGACCCACCATAATTATCTACATGGAGAGGTACCCAAGTGGCTGAAGGGGCGGGTTTGCTAAACCTGTAGTAGGGCATTTTCGCCCTAGCGAGGGTTCGAATCCCTCTCTCTCCGCCATGATGAATTTTTTGCCCTCATCGTCTAGTGGTCCAGGATACCAGGTTTTCATCCTGGCGACAGGGGTTCGAATCCCCTTGAGGGTACCATGGGCGAATAGCTCAGCTGGGAGAGCACCTGCCTTACAAGCAGGGGGTCACAGGTTCGAGCCCTGTTTCGCCCACCATTTAAAAAAACGGAGGCGTAGCGAAGTGGTTCAACGCGCCGGCCTGTCACGCCGGAGACCGCGGGTTCAAATCCCGTCGCCTCCGCCATTTTTTTATTTGGAGATATATTTTTTCTCAAATAATTAATTGTGCCGATGTAGCTCAGACGGTAGCAGCGCTTCCATGGTAAGGAAGAGGTCACCGGTTCAAATCCGGTCATCGGCTCCATAGAAGATTTTTGGGGATATAGCTCAGTTGGGAGAGCGCTACACTGGCAGTGTAGAGGTCAGGGGTTCGAATCCCCTTATCTCCACCAATAATACTTTATTAAAAAATAATACTTATATTATACTAATGGATATGGAACAGATATTATATAATGGAGGGGTGCCCGAGTGGCTAAAGGGAGCAGACTGTAAATCTGCCGGCGATGCCTACAGAGGTTCAAATCCTCTCCCCTCCACCATTGTGCGGGAATAGCTCAGTGGTAGAGCGTCACGTTGCCAACGTGAATGTCGCGGGTTCAAATCCCGTTTCCCGCTCCATTCTTAAATTTACAGGCACCTACTGAAGGGTGTCTTTTTTGTTTATTAATTTTTTTGAAATAGATAATAGTAGGTGATAAAATGAGAGATGAAGAAGATATTAATAAAAAAAGATTCTGGAAAATAATTATTTTTTCAATTATATCTCTTTTTATTGTTTTTATTCTTTCAATATCAATTGGATCCAGCTATATACCTTTTAATAATATAATTAAAATATTATTGGGGATTGAACAAAATAATTTAGAAACTCAAAGAATAATAGTAAATAATATAAGATTACCGAGAGTAATTATGAGTTTTCTGGTTGGTTCAGGTCTGGCTATAGCAGGAGTTATTTTTCAAGGAATAATTAGAAATCCAATGGCTGATCCATATATTGTTGGTATTTCAGCTGGGGCTGGTACTGGAGTTACTTTAGCTATAGTTTTAGGTATTAATTTTACTATTTTGGGTATAGGAACTTTGCCTATTATGGCTTTTGTAGGCGCAATACTAACAGTATATGCTGTTTACAATTTAGCGCGTGTTAATAATAAAGTTCCAGTAATGACTTTTTTATTAGCAGGGGTAGCAGTAGGTTATGTTTTAAATGCATTTACTTCTTTTTTAATGGTTATTGGATCAAATGAATTACATCAAATTGTTTATTGGTTAATGGGTTCTATTGCGAACAGCAATTGGCATGAAATAAAAATGATTTTACCTTATTATATTATTGGATTATTACCAGTTAGTTTTTTTCTAAATGATTTAAATATAATTTTACTAGGTGAAGAAAATGCACAATATTTAGGTGTTGATGTAGAAAAAGTAAAATTAATTTTAATAGTTTCAGCAACAATGATTACAGCAGCTGTAGTCTCAGTTAGTGGTAGTATCGGATTTGTAGGACTTATAATTCCTCATATAACTAGAATGTTAGTTGGACCTGATCATCGAAAATTGTTACCATTTGCAGCAATTTTTGGTGGTATTTTTATGATGATTTCTGATGATTTAGCTAGATTTTTACTTTCACCACTTGAAATTCCAGTTGGAATAATTACTTCACTTGCAGGTGGTCCTTATTTTATTTATCTTTTACGCAAGAAAAAGAATAGTAGTTGGTGATTTATATGTTAAATATTAAAAATTTAAGTTTTAAATATAAAAACGAAGAAGTTCTTAAAGATATTGACTATCATTTAGAAAAAAATGATTTCGTTGGTATAATTGGGCCAAATGGTTCAGGAAAATCTACTTTACTTAAAAATATTAGTAGAATTCTTAATCCAAATAAAGGAGTTATTTATCTTGATCAAAAATTGTTAAATCAATATAGTAGTAAAGAACTTGCAAAAAAAATGGCTGTAGTACCACAAAATACAAATGTAGATTTTAATTTTACAGTTTATGATATTATTATGATGGGTAGAAATCCTTATCAGGGTAAATGGGGAAAAATTAATGAGAAAGATAGTGAAATTGTAAACGAAGTAATGGAAGTTACTGATACTAAATATTTGGAAGATAAAAAAATAAATCAGTTGAGTGGAGGAGAAAGACAGCGAGTTATTATTGCAAGATCACTTGCTCAAAAACCTGATTTATTATTACTTGATGAACCAACTTCAAGTCTTGATATTAATTATCAGGGTGAAATTTTTGATTTAATTTCTGAGTTAAATCAAAAGCTATCTTTAACTATAATTGTAGTTTCTCATGATTTGAATTTAGCAAGTCAGTATTGTGATGAATTAATATTATTATCACAAGGTAAAATTTATGCTGTAGGTAGTCCAGAAGAAGTACTTACTGAGAAAAATATAAGAGAAGTGTATAATACTGAAGTTATAATAAAAAGAAATAATATTACTGATAGACCTTATGTTACTTTGGTTCCTCGAAATTATCAGGTTATGGATACTCCTAAAGGGGAGAGAATTCATATTGTAGCTGGTGGTGGTTCTGGAAGTGAACTTTTTAAAAGATTAAATAAAGAAGGTTATACAAATATTAGTTGTGGAGTTTTAAATCAAGGTGATAGAGATTGGGAGACTGCTCGCAAATTAAATTATAAAATTGTGGAAATTCCTCCATTTGATTATGTAGGAGAAATAAGTTCTGGAAGAAATAAAGAAGAAATGGAAAAAGCAGAAATTATAATTGTAACTAATACCCCATTTGGACACGGGAATCTGGGTAATCTTAAAACAGTTTCTGAGATGAATGATAAAGATATAATAGTAGAAGCTAAAAAAGATTTTTCTTATAGAGATTATACAGATGGGAAAGCACAAAAATTTTGGAAAAAAATAATAGATAAAAACAATACTCATATATACAAAAATACTTCAGAAATAATAAAAAATCTTAACAAATTACTAGATTGAATAATTTTTTTGGTTGTGCTATTATAAAAACAGGTATGTTAAACAAAAAATATATAAAAAAGGATGCCGATAAAGATGATAGAATCAGCCTCTTTAGAAGATGAATATTTCATTGTATTAACCCTTAAAGGTAAAGTATCTCGTTTGGCTAATAGAGTTCAAAAATTAATTGCTGAGCATTATGAAGTATATAAAGGTGAAAATTATCCAGTTTTACATGTAACTATTGATCGAATTAATAAGGAAAAATTGGACCAGGCTGTTAAGATTTTAAATGATTTAATTACAAATATTGAGCCGATAAAAATCAAAATTGAAGAAATTGATTGTTTTGAAGTATCTGAAGGTGATGATTTATTACTTTTAGATGTAAAAAATACTGGTTCTCTTTTATCATCAGCTAAATTATTACATAATAAATTTGTCGAGGAAAATATTTCTACAATTGATAATTATGAAGATTGGGATTTTCATATTACAATTATAAATAATAATTTTGCAACTAATCCTATTTCTAAAAAAGATTTTTCTGAAATTCAATATTTACTTCAAGATTTCAAAGTTCCCTTTAATTCTTATGCAGATAAATTAGAAATTTGGCAGGCAAGTCTCGAACCAGAAGAAAGAGTATTAAAAAGTTATGATTTATCAGGTGGTGAAAAGAAAAATGAGTAATGAATTAAAAGCTATTATTTTTGATTTAGATGGAGTTGTAACTGATACAGCAGAATATCATTATAAAAGCTGGAAATTGCCATTAAAAGAAGAGGGGATAGATTTTAC from the Halanaerobiales bacterium genome contains:
- a CDS encoding iron chelate uptake ABC transporter family permease subunit, translated to MRDEEDINKKRFWKIIIFSIISLFIVFILSISIGSSYIPFNNIIKILLGIEQNNLETQRIIVNNIRLPRVIMSFLVGSGLAIAGVIFQGIIRNPMADPYIVGISAGAGTGVTLAIVLGINFTILGIGTLPIMAFVGAILTVYAVYNLARVNNKVPVMTFLLAGVAVGYVLNAFTSFLMVIGSNELHQIVYWLMGSIANSNWHEIKMILPYYIIGLLPVSFFLNDLNIILLGEENAQYLGVDVEKVKLILIVSATMITAAVVSVSGSIGFVGLIIPHITRMLVGPDHRKLLPFAAIFGGIFMMISDDLARFLLSPLEIPVGIITSLAGGPYFIYLLRKKKNSSW
- a CDS encoding heme ABC transporter ATP-binding protein codes for the protein MLNIKNLSFKYKNEEVLKDIDYHLEKNDFVGIIGPNGSGKSTLLKNISRILNPNKGVIYLDQKLLNQYSSKELAKKMAVVPQNTNVDFNFTVYDIIMMGRNPYQGKWGKINEKDSEIVNEVMEVTDTKYLEDKKINQLSGGERQRVIIARSLAQKPDLLLLDEPTSSLDINYQGEIFDLISELNQKLSLTIIVVSHDLNLASQYCDELILLSQGKIYAVGSPEEVLTEKNIREVYNTEVIIKRNNITDRPYVTLVPRNYQVMDTPKGERIHIVAGGGSGSELFKRLNKEGYTNISCGVLNQGDRDWETARKLNYKIVEIPPFDYVGEISSGRNKEEMEKAEIIIVTNTPFGHGNLGNLKTVSEMNDKDIIVEAKKDFSYRDYTDGKAQKFWKKIIDKNNTHIYKNTSEIIKNLNKLLD
- a CDS encoding 2'-5' RNA ligase, translated to MIESASLEDEYFIVLTLKGKVSRLANRVQKLIAEHYEVYKGENYPVLHVTIDRINKEKLDQAVKILNDLITNIEPIKIKIEEIDCFEVSEGDDLLLLDVKNTGSLLSSAKLLHNKFVEENISTIDNYEDWDFHITIINNNFATNPISKKDFSEIQYLLQDFKVPFNSYADKLEIWQASLEPEERVLKSYDLSGGEKKNE